DNA from Elaeis guineensis isolate ETL-2024a chromosome 2, EG11, whole genome shotgun sequence:
GGCAGCATGCTTTGATCATAGTTCAAAACTTCATTGATAGTGGTGTCTATTGTACATAGAGGAATCAGAAAGAAGAGATTAGGAAATTATATATGTGCTCAACCTAAACAGGCATCCTGGATCTTCAGGcatgcaaattttttttatttatcattagaAGGCTACAAGACATTTTACATAAAAGAAAAGGGAGGTTTGTTTGCGATGACTGGGTAATGTATTATCCTTGTGCATGAAGACAAGGAATCAAGTTGTTGTCACTAGACCCTAATATGGATTTCTGACCACATTCAATATAAAGAGTCGTAACATTTATCAAGAAATAGACAATAACAAGTGGGAGAAAAGAAAACAGAAGCAGAGGGAACCTACAAGAGAACAGTTATAGAAGATCAAAGAGCAAATATAAAATATAAGGACTCATAATCAAAAAGACCTAAataactttttaaaaaattaaaaagagattTTTGCATAAATCCAACCCCCACACCCCACCCCCCAAGAAAACCTACACacacaatttttttaaattaaaaaaaaaaaaagaaacttttgtactTACCTGCAAAAGGCAGAAAGTGCATATATGTCCCTCCAAAGGTCTAATTTGTAGCTTAGTATATGCAGTTTTCCAAAAATTTTGACAGgcacattgaaaatgttttaccAACAGGCATACATGTATTTTTTTTTGACAACTAAATAAGAAATTCAGCATGTTTGAAGCGTACCTATGCAAAATCCTCATATGGATAAAGAGCAAAATAATGTGGTAACATTGCTCTTTGTTTGAAGGATCTCATCTAAATGCTGGGGCACATAAAGGAGCTTCAGATTTAGAGGTGCATATGCATGATTTATAGATTTCAAAAGGGacatttttttcaaactttttgaAGGGTTGTAAAGAAACAAACACTTTCAGAGTTATACATGAAAAGTCCCCAAAGAAAAAACAGATACCAAAAATGTTGAGACTCATAATTTTAACCATTAAGCTAAGGTAGTAAATTACCACTGGAATCAATCATATAAATTACTAGATTCTTGTTCTTATCCTAAGAAAATGAACATACATCTTCTCTGTTTTGACTTCCGCAGGTTTGCCCGCCTCAGGGAATAGAATAGACTCAATGGCACAGTTTATAGAACCGTCAGTTTCTGCTCCCATTGATAGACCACCATCAGATATGTCACTTAATCTTTCTTCTGAATCTGCCTCACCAGGGCCCAAAAGATCAACATCAGCAGGAAGACTCTGACCTGTATCACTTCCATTCTGATCAGAATACTTATCACTGAATTCTAGAAGTTACCAGAACATGAAGTAGCTCTAAGATTAAGTTTCACTGGCCTTATACCTGATAATCGCCGACCCTGTTGGTCGGTCCCACCTAGGGACAGAATGCCAGGAGTGGAAGAAGAGTGACATAATAAGTAATTACCATATCTCTCACTATTTGTATTAGACTGTGTTCTCCGATCTTTGAGCAGCTGCAACTGTTCAATTTCCTCATCTTTTCTTGCTATTGTGTCTTTAAGATATGCCACCTGAATGATCAACCATAATGAACCAAATGGAACTACAATGCACATAGACAAAATATTTAAGAACCCTATTTACTTATTTCAATGTTAAAAAAGTCaacttttttgatgaaaaatgtcaGCATGAGAAAGGGCGACTTCAGATGCATATTAGGTTTTACAGTTATCTTGTATGCAAATAGCTAACTTACCTACAAGGATCAAAGTATTCATGTCCCTTCTGTACCATGTCTACATGCAAACCATGCTAGCAAAATTTTGGCACAGTTAAGTGGTATTTCAGAGAGAGATGCACCAGAGCAGACCAATGGGTGCAATACAAGCTCATATCATGCTATAACAATTCAAACCTGTGTTGAATCATTCTAAGTACTCTTATAATTGTTTCTATTTTAGATAACATGGAAAGATTCCATTAATTTCCTTAagcttctcttcccttttttaaGGGTCTAAAAGGCTTGATCCACAAATTGAACAAACTAAGATCTATGTAAGACTTCAGCGATAGTATGAGAAATAAGCTCCTTGAGAATTGGCAATAAGTGCAACACCCCTATTTGTTATTAATGTCTATGGATCATCATTTTTGAGCAATTGTGTTGCAATGCATTAGGGTGTACAAAGAGTTGTCTAGTGTGACATTTTTGACTGAATTATTTGCAACTACGTGATGCCCATGGGAAGTCTCAATATGCATAGACATATTGATGATCATTTTGTGATCCTAGATTTCTAATATTCAGTAAAAATagtctataattttttaaattgccTGTGCACTAGCATGAAGCAATTAAAATTCATTTATATTGGGGGGAATAGAGTGTTTAAATGACCAATCATGAAACTTTCAAACTTTTTATGCATTGTGTCATGTCAATCCATACCAATTGCAGGCACAGCATGGCATGCACCATGCCAGCCCACGCGCACAATATGTGATATTTAATCCCAGCTTACATCAGGAAGATATAGATATTTAAAGATGTTCAAGTGatatatagatcaaatcttagCATGGAGGTTGTTTGACTACCAACCATCTCCATACACATTTTCCTACTTTCCCCTTTACAAGTAAACTATATTTTTTCTTGACTCAGGGATATCTCCTCCTAGAGGGACTTTGTTGCTTTTGtaacatggcatactcactattgCACTCGCTTTAAAAGGTTATATCACCAATGCATATAACATGGTTTAGATGAGTTGGAGAATTCCGTCTCTTTgttagagggagagggagaacctTCCACAGAGAAATACTCCTAACTACTACCATAGAAACCAAGGTCAACAGTTTTGGGACCAGCTACTGTACCAGTACCTGATCGGCACCATCCAGCACACTCAGTAGGCAAATGTGGAACACTATTGGTACAgcattttttggatttttttttccttttttttgattttttttttgtttttgatgaTTATTTTAACATTGATGGATGTTTAAAACTACTACAGTGTACTTTTAGAGCACCCAATCAAGCGTTGATTACAGTTCAAATTTCCAAGCATCCAATTAAGGTTTTATGGATGTTCAAGTACTTAATAAATTTCTATTAGCAAATTAAGACATtttaaaaattcgaaatttggacAACACAAGCTGTTATTAGAAATTTTAAGGAATACTTTATGGAATTACACACCTATACTATTAAAACCATGGTTGTAGATAAAATTTTCCTATTAGCAAATTTAgacattttaaaaatttgaaatttgaacagtATTGGCAGTAATTCGAATTCTAAGGAACACTTTATTGCATCATATGTCTATAATATTCAAACCACAATTATAGGTATCTGGTATCAAAAACTTCTAGGAACAAGCCAAAAGTAATACTTCATTAACTGTTAGACTGTGATCAACCAAGCTAATAAATGTCAAGAAAATCATTAAGCTTGAAAGGACTCATACAGCAAACAAGTAAAAATTAGACTTGGTAAGACATGATTTATATGTTATCAAGAACTTTGACCACTCTTGGTAACATTTTTAAGGTACAACCACTGACCCTCAAAGTAATGCAATGgcataaagaaaaataataacatTCGAGTTAAAACAACGTGAAAGCACAAAATACATATAAATTGGAGAGTTTAATAAACAACttgtcaaataaaaaaaatcaatactgCGACATCTTGCAGTAGTTTGGAACATTCAAGTCCAGCAGTTTTGCATTTATTGACACATCATTATATGCTCAAAGTTGTAATATTATGGTTATAGATCAATCAGGGCATATGATGCATTTAAATCATTATGATATGAggcgaaagaagaagaaagaggaaagaaaggaaggaaagaaaaataaaaggaaaggaaggaaagaaagaagaaaagaaaagaaaggaagggaagaagaagaaaaaacaaataAGGAAactaaggaaagaagaagaagaaaggaaaggaaagaaagaaaaaaagaagaaagggaaagaaaggaagaatgggagaagaaaggaaagaaggaaaggaacagagaagaaaaaggatggacagaaggaaggaaaaaaaagaaaaaaaatgaaagagagaagaatgaaAAGGGGAAAGAAATAGGATAAGGGGGCCGAAAAGCCCTGAACCGCTCCAAACCAAGCGGAACCAGGTGGTTCCACTAGGTTCATGCTGGTTCGGCCCAGTTCTGACACTTTACCAAGCCAAACTGCTGAACCTCGACCTGATACCGTGTTGGTTTGGTCCGTATGCCCTGAACAGGACAGCAGGTTGGTTCTGTGTACCTTGATAGAAACTGAGTGTTGCGAAACACAGAAGACAATCCCCATAGAAAAGTAAATGGGAGAAATCCAGAAAAATAACCTGTTCCATTAAATCTTTAACATCCTTGCCCTCTTTGTTGCTGCGCGCGGCACCTAACTCAACGCCAGATACCCTTTCAGCAAACTTCAAGGTACTTATAGTCTCTGAATATGATTCAACATCTGGATTTATCTGTACAAACATGAGTGTCTTAGCCTGTCCACCTGCAGTACAAgggaatataaaatcaaattagtTTCAAGTTGAAAATGCGTCAGTGGTATGTAATTCAGTACCTCCGCTGGCAATTAGACACACTAGTAACTCAATTTATTCAATTGTCCATGGTTGAAACAAATAAAACAGGTGACACCTAAGGAAATTTGAGTTGAAACAAATAAGACGGCTGATACCTAATGAACTTTGAAGGACTTGTGTAAGTTTGCTGTTTCTATATGGAACATGAGAACTTTTTTGAGCTAAAGCAAATATGACATCTCCTAGTGCAGACAGAGATTTGTTAATATGCATTGCTTCCTTAAGCCTGTCTCCAGTTGCTTCAGAGCGTTCAACTCTCTCACTTCCAGCAAGATCTATCAAATGAAGACAGCCCCTCAAAGTAGATCCAGTCTTTAATTCCACACCTCGAACATGAACGGTCAGAACACTGCAGCATGGAGTAATTGTAAAACAAGCATAAATTTCTTTTTCGAAATAGCACATACATCAGAAAGATTCAAAAAGGAAGACCTGTGAGACCGGCTACTTCTTTCATTCAAAGCAGTTGAACCCACAGCCCTATTAGCTTGTCCAATTTGCATCAACTCCAGGACATCTGACGTTGATTTTACAGAGAGCATGCTTGCTTCTGGGACTGCAAGTCCATTGGGTTGGGAAGTACTCCAGATCCCAAGTGTACGCATGTTAAAGAGAAGACATTCTCACAAGTAAAATGTCAATTTTCCATGTTCAGACTAACaaaaggattgctctgatggcaACAGGTATCTCAACATTGACACTATGTAACGTGTGACATTTTGTCACATAatgttttctttaaaaaaataatgggGATCTCTTTTTATCATTTGCACATCAATTTTCCCAATATATTCAGAAATTATGTCACAAATAGAATCTTGAATAATTTTCATAAGAAATAATAAAAGGTTTGGAAagcaaaagataaataaaagatacACATGGAAGGATATCTCTTTTGTGAACCATCATTTGAGAGGAGATCACGCACTTGTTCATTGTATATTTCAACCATCTGAACTCCTACTTCGTATGAAAAAGTGTTTCTCCTATTCCGGGAGATGTCAAAAAGATCGTTCAGAGCTCGATAGTTGACACCCCAATACTCTTTTGACACTGAATTAGGTCCACTCTTAAGCAAAGGCAGAATTTTGAAGAAACAAGACAAAAATATAAATAAGCATATTTCCATCAGAAACAATAAATTTGAGGTAAACTGACAGTAACATGTCATGGATGATGAGGAAAGAAAGGAAATTATCATACCATGGTGTAGGTTTTCCCTGAACCAGTTTGGCCATATGCAAAGATGCACACATTGTAGCCATCAAGAACTGACCGTATTAGGGGTTGAATATCCAAGAACACTTCAGctgtcaaaaatcaaaaaaaaaattgatgcaggaactacaaaattagaaAAATGCATCTTATATTTATAAACTTCTATTCTTATATTAGTTACTAAATTCATCTTTAATATGTGAAACTGATAAATAAGTAGGTGCAACTTTGGAAAGAAATTCGGCACATAGTAGCATTAAAAAGGTCTTAGCTACAAAAGCTAAACCTTGAGTAGCGGCTGGACTGTAGACCTTGTTAAACTTGAACATTCGATGCCCATCTTTTCCTTGTTTGGAGGGATTTGCAATAAGAAGCTCACCATTCTCACCAACGAAATCTATGGTTGTTGACCTTTTATTTTGACCAGGAAGGAATGGCCTGATGCGACAATATACTCTAATGTTTCCTAACAAAGATTGTCAAACCAATTCAAAGTAAGAAAATGTGAAGATGATAGCAACAGAACAATTATCTACCTAATATGCCGGTTTTGTTACCAATAGATACCTTTCAATTCCTGAACCTCATTGTACAGCCTCTGATTTTCTGCAAGAATTGTATGATAATTTTCAGCAGCATCTACTAACACTTTCAGCCTTAGCCCTGCATGACACAAGGACAAAAATATCCACGGGTCATCAAAGTTCAAAcccagttaaaaaaaaaaaaaaatctaaaatctgcACAATCTGTTTCTTTTTTGAGTGGGAGAAAAATCTGTGAATGCTTACCTATGTTAGATATTTCTTCCCACCATCTCTTTTGAGAATTCATGACTTCATGTTTCATAGATTGTGATGCCCTTCTCAAATCCTGACAGAGCTGTATTTCTCAATTTGACTACAATAATAGCAGCAACTAACGACAAGACCAAGCATAACAAACCTGCATTGACTGAAGTTGAAAACCTATGAAATTCTGGAAGATGTGTTCCTTCTTGCTCCAGTTTTGAAGTGTTGATTCTGAAGCTGACTCAAGTTCTTTTATCCTCTTCTTTGACTCTGCTAGAAGGAATTCAACCTGCTTTATCCTCTCATCTAAGTGTAATTTAGTTTCCTTTGCCTTGCTCTCCAATTGCTGACAACGATGTTCATACATCTTATTTGTCATCTCCAGTTCCTGCTTAAGTTCTGCAATGGTCTGATCTTTATTTTCATTCTCCTTCATCAGCCTACCTACATCTTGCTCTCGAAGTTTCATTTTCTCTTCGACTTTTGACTTCTCTATCTGCAATTACATGCATGCCATAAAGATAAGGAGAGAACATTGTTATAACTTTTAAGAAGAAATCCTAGTAAGCAAGAATATAAATTAGCGAATATGATAGCACGGAATGCCCATGAAGAATTGCCCCAGGACTGCCACTTTAAATGATACATATCCAACACTGCTGTGAAACATGAACCAGACATTAATGCAACAAGCAGGACCCACCTGTACTGACCATTCAAGGATCAAGGAAGCTGTATAGGTTCCATCCTATCATTTATTGAATAACTATTAAGATATCAGAAGGTTGGCAATAATCTGATGCATGCACCAAGTGAACTTACAAACTGCTAGTTGATTTGTAGATTTATCTAATATGGTTGTTCTTTGAAAATAATATTCACCACGAGAATACCTGGAAGAAAAGCATTCTTCCCTCTTaattccttcaaaaaaaaaaaaaaggcagagcAAAATTCCAAACTTATGTAGTTTAATATTTGAAGAGGACGCATATCAAAGTAAACAGCAGAAAATTCAAAACAGAGAAATATTGATAGAAATAACTTATTTACAGAATCCTGCATGCAGCATGCATGGTATTCCTTAGTGATTAATAACCCAACCCAGAAAAAAATATGTTTGCTTTTTGGTGagaaaaaatatgtttgattatCACAAGATCAACTGCACCAACGCACAATTGTTGGGGCCCACAAGCTCCAGAAATTTCCTGGAAACTCGGATATTCAAGAGATGAGTTGTGGGCTATCATCCACTTTCATAGCCCACTCAgcctattttcttcttcatcacgTGCTCAAACCACCAGTCAACAATCAAAATTCATCATCCCCATTCTTCCTGAACTGTAGCCAACCAGTTATCAGGATATTAATCCATTTTGTATGATATATGAGTAGTTCCAACCGAATCATAAGTAATACAAATAATGCATACAAAGCACAATTTTTCATTTCTCTCCCTTATTAAGCATAAGGTGTCTTCCCTTAGCATTTCATCCTTTTACACAAGTCCAAGATTTAGGAGAATTAATAAATACTcatttataatatttaagtgaataTAATCATAATTGGCAGTTGCCCAGCCACGAAGAGGACTGTAAATAAACACAACAAGTGGATATAACCATAATCCAGGATTGTTCGAACCACAACCCAGGATTTTTCTCCTGCATGGATGCATGCCACATGCCCACAATGCAAGATGAGACACATGATATCACAGGTAAATACATAATAAATATTAGAGGACATATCCCACTTAGTGACTAGATATATTCATAGTCTGCTgcctcttaatcaaatcaggaaactGTAGATATGCTGCTCCTCCAATCAACTTAAACTAATACACTCCTAGTTTTCTCCACTTTGTTGCCCAATCATTACAAATTATTATTGCTCGAGTCAGTCGGCCAGTTTAATGGATGAGATCTGCAGTCTAATGCCTTTTCACGTTGGATATTGTCGTGGAAAACATGAAGCATCCAAATTGCCCCTGTTATATGAAGCAGCATACTAGGGCCTTAACAAAAAATTTTGAAGGGGCATGAAGTGTGTGAATGTCTTTGCTAGTGATGGGATGAAATAATGAGTAATTAAAACTGATGAAGAAATGGGATATTCTAAAATAATCTAATGAATGACATAGTGAGTAGAGATAGATAAGAAATATATTACTCAGAATGAAATATTAAGtaataaaaaattacaaagagACAGGATATTCTAATATAATTTTACGAATAACAAAGCAGGTAATGGATAGATTAGAAATGAACCTTCATCAGCTTGAGCTGGTTCATAACAATCTGAAACAATAAGCACAAAATTAATTTTGTCACATAAGCAGAACTATCTTAGCATTGCAAAGCAACTCATTGGATGTGGTTGCTTACTCACCTGAGTTTCTTCATTTGTCCCATTGGCTAGTGTCTCCAGCACTCTGATTCTTGATTGATACTTCTCCTcccgtgctttaataagattaTTTTGCTACAGACAAACATCTATAAGAAAAGTGTAACATTAAATAATGTACATAATACATTTTTGGATGCATCTTATCTTACATTTCTATTATGCTCTGCTTGAGTTGCAACACGCCGTtcaatctcttgtacaacttttcTCAATATTAATGCTATGCGCTGGGGAAAGAGAATAAATATAATGTTacacaaagcaaaaaaaaaaaacaattcagAGGAAAAGAGCATACAATCTTCAAGAGTAACCAAGAGTTTGAAGCAGGAAAGTACAGATCAAAAGttcaaaatcagaaaataaaatgtaTTTTTAGCATACACTCTAATTAACATACATGAGGTGTTTCCCCATTCTTCCTACCAATGCTTTCATCAAGAATCCCATTGATGACACTAAAAAGTGACAGGGTTGGGGCATTCTGCAACCAAGAAAGGATGAACATAAAGAGCTCAAAGAAAAATTAATAGCACAATAGAACTGAAGACATTTCAAAGCAAAAAACAAAAATACTTACTTCTAAACTGTTTGATTTCATCATTTCTGAAATCTTAGCGGTGGAATGATCAGAATAATGCCCATGTTTTAATTGAAACACCTCATGGAACTTATCCCCGACCTGATGTGACAATGCAGTTGATGGATCTACCCAAATAAATCAGAAAGTAAATCACTGTTAAACCCCCTTCTCATAACCCAAGGATAGAGTTAAAAATGTTTCAGAGCAATATGGTAGAGCTAAAGCATGATAGAGATGAACATTGATTCATCATGACATATGGAATGTTTACGAACTATTGAAAATTATTGGTCAAGAAAAACTAACAAAGTACGAAATATCATTATTAACATTCAGAGACGAGTTATTAGCAGTATAATCCCTCTATAAGGTAACAACATCAGGGATCCTCTAGTAGAACAAATTGATTTCATTAACtggcaaaagaaagaagaaaaattggtaaaaacaaaagaaaactaCCAGGACAGTTTGCTATACTTTAATGTGCTGAATCGTTTATTTTGAACTTTTGAAATTATAGGTTATATGGGGTGTTCAACATGAAAAGATGTTCAAACAAAATACAGCTTATAATAGCAACGACTATGATGATACCTGATATAACAGGACTTTCCCAAACATGCTGTAACTTTGATTCTGCAAAGCTCCTTCCCCCCTCTCCAAAAACCATAGAATTTTGGCCACGTTGAATATGGTTTCCAAAAGCAGCTGCCCAATCACCTTCTGGAAGTCTCCATCTCTTCCTTAACTGGCTTCCAGGCTTGCCCACGTCATGAATACCATCTTCTCCAGGTTCAGAATTTATGTGATCCCTGAGATACAGAAGACACTCCACAACTGCAGAGATAGATCCCTGAACCCATAAAGGGTTGCATGACCATGAACAAGTGAGTTGAAGAGGAAGTAAATTGGTGTTACATTGATACACATGTGCAGTGAACGCAGGacatgaagtttttttttttttttaattatttaataggTAGAATTTAGATACTTATAGGTTCATCAAGAATGATGAACATGAACCTTAATTTTCTAGGGAGTACAAGATTACCTGCTCCAGATCCGTAACTTTGAAAGTTGGCAGTCCCATTTCGTCCATAGCCAAAAGAAACTTCTTGACATCAGTCAACCGCTGCTCCGAGGAAACATACAC
Protein-coding regions in this window:
- the LOC105040615 gene encoding kinesin-like protein KIN-14C, which encodes MGSENLEAEAVLAKKRADVVVWLNSLFPDLNMTKESSEEELRARLFDGAVLCRILNRMNPSLLSPRGVYVSSEQRLTDVKKFLLAMDEMGLPTFKVTDLEQGSISAVVECLLYLRDHINSEPGEDGIHDVGKPGSQLRKRWRLPEGDWAAAFGNHIQRGQNSMVFGEGGRSFAESKLQHVWESPVISDPSTALSHQVGDKFHEVFQLKHGHYSDHSTAKISEMMKSNSLENAPTLSLFSVINGILDESIGRKNGETPHRIALILRKVVQEIERRVATQAEHNRNQNNLIKAREEKYQSRIRVLETLANGTNEETQIVMNQLKLMKIEKSKVEEKMKLREQDVGRLMKENENKDQTIAELKQELEMTNKMYEHRCQQLESKAKETKLHLDERIKQVEFLLAESKKRIKELESASESTLQNWSKKEHIFQNFIGFQLQSMQLCQDLRRASQSMKHEVMNSQKRWWEEISNIGLRLKVLVDAAENYHTILAENQRLYNEVQELKGNIRVYCRIRPFLPGQNKRSTTIDFVGENGELLIANPSKQGKDGHRMFKFNKVYSPAATQAEVFLDIQPLIRSVLDGYNVCIFAYGQTGSGKTYTMSGPNSVSKEYWGVNYRALNDLFDISRNRRNTFSYEVGVQMVEIYNEQVRDLLSNDGSQKRLGIWSTSQPNGLAVPEASMLSVKSTSDVLELMQIGQANRAVGSTALNERSSRSHSVLTVHVRGVELKTGSTLRGCLHLIDLAGSERVERSEATGDRLKEAMHINKSLSALGDVIFALAQKSSHVPYRNSKLTQVLQSSLGGQAKTLMFVQINPDVESYSETISTLKFAERVSGVELGAARSNKEGKDVKDLMEQVAYLKDTIARKDEEIEQLQLLKDRRTQSNTNSERYGNYLLCHSSSTPGILSLGGTDQQGRRLSGQSLPADVDLLGPGEADSEERLSDISDGGLSMGAETDGSINCAIESILFPEAGKPAEVKTEKIHKVLSRIPRSLPVKGGQATIAPSKLKDPSKSPSTKKATTSQATASLAKLPRHLQ